The genomic stretch GGGTTCGTACTCCTCGGGGATGCCGGTCTGGTAGAGACCGACGACGCCCTGGTCGTCCTCGCCCGTCCGCATGGCCACGATCGAGGTGGTCTGGTGGCCGCTGATCGGGATCTTGCCGCACGGGAAGATCGGGATGCCTCGCCACGCGGGGATCTCGTGGCCGTTGACCTCGGTGCTGCCGGGGACCAGGCCACGCTTGTTGCACTCGCGGAAGAACGCGGCGATCGCCTTGGGGTGGGCGAGCAGCAGGCGGGTCTTGCGGCGCATGCTGATCAGGTCGTCCATGTCGTCGGGGGTCGGCGGTCCCGACCATGTCGAGATGCGCTGGCCGTAGTCGGCGTTGTGGAGCAGCCCGAACTCGCGGTTGTTGAGCAGCTCCCACTCCTCGCGCTCGCGGATCTCGTGGATGGTGAGGCGCAGCTGCTCCTCCAGCTGGTTCATCGGCTCGTTGTAGAGGTCGGCCACGCGGGTGTGAACGCGGAGGATGGTCTGGGCGACGCTGAGGTCGTACTCGCGGGGATGGAGCTCGTAGTCGACGAACGTGCCGTCGATGACCGGCTCGCCCACGTGGCCGGCGGCGATGGCGACCGCCGCCTCGCCGCGGCGGTTGACCGGCTTGCGGAGGTCCGCCAGATATCGCTCGATGTGCTCGCGCAGGGCGGCCGATCCGCCGGCGATGCGCTCGAACTCCGCCAGCGGCGACACCAGGAGGGTCCCCGCGGTGGCCGCCCTGACCGTGCACGGCCAGCGCGGGTCCTCCCTGCCGATGGCCTCGTCGCCGAACTGGTCGCCGTCGGCGAGGACGCCGCGGGCCTGGGTGGCGCCGTACGGGCCGGTGGCGAGCCGCTCCAGGCGCCCGTGCGCGATGACGTAGGTGTCGGTGACGGGGGTGCCGGCCTCGACGATGACCTCCCCCGCCTCGACCTCCCGGCGCGTGTACGTCGCGGCGACGGCGGTCAGCACGTGCACGTCAGGGAAGCCGCGCAGCAGGGGAATCTCCGCGAGCGTCTCCGGGATGATGCGCACGTCGTCCGCCCCGTACTGCGCCACGCTCACCCGGCCCCGCCCGACCCGGTGCGTCAGCCTGCGGTTGACACGGTAGGTCCCGCCGCGCACGTCCACCCAGGGCAACATGCGCAGCAACCACCGGGAGGTGATGGCCTGCATCTGGGGACGGGTCTTGGTGGTGGTGGCAAGGTTGCGTGCGGCCCGGGTGTCCAGGCTCGACCGCGCATCCGTGGGGGGCATGTTCCCTCGCAATCGCCGCTTCCCGATCTCGCTACCGAACGTAGTTAAGAGAGCACGATCGGTAGAGTCTCCTGCTGGGAAGGGATTGCTTACGGCCTGCCCGTGAGCCCCTCAGGCCCCCAGATCGCGGACGACGTTGTCCAGCCGGTGCGCCACCGCGTCGAGAAGGTGATCGTTCAGCTCACCCTCAGGGAGATGGGTCACGAGCTCGTCGCGGCGGGCGATGACCAGCCCCTTGTGCGCGTCGTCCACCTCGGCGGCCGGCATGACCACGCAGTCGCCGCGTACGTAGACCAGCGTGGGGTCGGTGTCCTCCGACTCCAGCAGCCGCCGGACGCATTCGCGGTCGATGAGCCGCGTCAGTTCGGGATGGTGCTTCATGCGGTTCTCCTCTCCCAGGTGACAGACCTGAAACCGGGCTCATCCGAACGTCGGGGGTCCGCCGTCCGAGCGGGTCCGCCGCACGCCGAACACCACCAGGTACGTGGCCGCACCCACGGCCATGACTGCAGGCGGGATCGCCAACGCCGCCTGCCCGGCCAGCAGCGCCCACACGGCGAGCACCACACCGGCGAGCAGGGCGATCGCGGCCCCGAGCAGGAGCAGGCCGAGGGCGTTCGAGGGCGGCGGCGACTTCGCCCACCGCCCCCGTCCGGCACCGGCCACGCCGGGCACGCCGGTGTCACTCACCTTCCCCGACTCGCGGGGCGGCGGATCGCGCAGCACCGGTGCGAAGAATTCGTCGTCCGGTTCCTCATGTGGCTTGTTGCTCATCGGAATTCAGTCCAGCTCGTGCAGGAAGGGTGTGACGACGTCGTTCAGCTCCGCCACGAGGGCCTCCAGCGAGGCCTGGGCGTCGTCCAGGTTGGGCAGGCCCTCTGCCCG from Nonomuraea polychroma encodes the following:
- a CDS encoding family 2B encapsulin nanocompartment shell protein, with the protein product MPPTDARSSLDTRAARNLATTTKTRPQMQAITSRWLLRMLPWVDVRGGTYRVNRRLTHRVGRGRVSVAQYGADDVRIIPETLAEIPLLRGFPDVHVLTAVAATYTRREVEAGEVIVEAGTPVTDTYVIAHGRLERLATGPYGATQARGVLADGDQFGDEAIGREDPRWPCTVRAATAGTLLVSPLAEFERIAGGSAALREHIERYLADLRKPVNRRGEAAVAIAAGHVGEPVIDGTFVDYELHPREYDLSVAQTILRVHTRVADLYNEPMNQLEEQLRLTIHEIREREEWELLNNREFGLLHNADYGQRISTWSGPPTPDDMDDLISMRRKTRLLLAHPKAIAAFFRECNKRGLVPGSTEVNGHEIPAWRGIPIFPCGKIPISGHQTTSIVAMRTGEDDQGVVGLYQTGIPEEYEPGLNVRFMGINPQAVMSYLVSAYYSVAILVPDAIGILENVDIAAPRS